Proteins encoded within one genomic window of Flavobacterium sp. NG2:
- a CDS encoding SRPBCC domain-containing protein, with protein MNTENRQLNINRIFKAPIELVWKAWTEPELIANWWGPNGFSTTIHNMNVEVGGEWKLTMHGPDGTNYPNRSIYKEIIPYKKIVFEHFNPNFITTVLFESQGEETLMDWTMLFETEEMFEAVVKAHKADEGLKQNVEKLAEYLTNLKSL; from the coding sequence ATGAATACAGAAAACAGACAATTAAACATTAATAGAATTTTTAAAGCTCCAATAGAACTTGTTTGGAAAGCTTGGACAGAACCAGAACTTATTGCAAACTGGTGGGGACCCAACGGATTTTCTACTACCATTCACAATATGAATGTTGAGGTAGGGGGTGAATGGAAACTCACTATGCACGGTCCTGATGGAACAAATTATCCGAATAGGAGTATTTACAAAGAAATCATCCCATACAAAAAAATTGTGTTTGAACATTTTAATCCAAATTTCATTACTACTGTTTTATTTGAATCTCAAGGAGAAGAAACTCTAATGGATTGGACGATGTTATTTGAAACAGAAGAAATGTTTGAAGCGGTAGTAAAAGCCCACAAAGCAGATGAAGGTTTAAAACAAAACGTAGAAAAATTAGCCGAATATTTAACGAACCTAAAATCCTTGTAA
- a CDS encoding MerR family transcriptional regulator yields the protein MHHYDAIGLLKPAIRTEAKYRLYGENELLKLQQILFYKELDFSLQEIIETLEYPDFDLVQALENHKRTLTSKQEQIAVMLNTIEKTMSNLKNKKMITDNELYEGFSKKESKKLRDEAIEKYGSNAVKTSENYLKKLSKEEKEELEQLKKEQQEIFKNLFKLSSKSAETEEVQLEVARHYSNIRKLWGTAGLFDTQKKEYKGLGKLYLDDERFTMVDGKAQPHFAKFLSGAMIYFMNSQLI from the coding sequence CTGCATCACTATGATGCTATTGGGTTACTAAAACCTGCCATCCGTACCGAGGCTAAGTACAGATTGTATGGAGAAAATGAATTGTTGAAATTGCAGCAAATCCTTTTCTATAAAGAACTCGATTTTTCCCTTCAAGAAATTATAGAAACTTTAGAATATCCTGATTTTGATTTGGTTCAAGCGCTTGAAAATCACAAAAGGACTCTTACATCAAAGCAAGAACAAATTGCTGTAATGCTGAATACAATTGAGAAAACAATGTCTAATTTAAAAAACAAAAAAATGATTACAGACAACGAATTGTATGAAGGTTTTTCTAAAAAAGAAAGCAAAAAACTTCGTGATGAAGCTATTGAAAAATATGGTAGTAATGCCGTTAAAACAAGTGAGAATTATTTAAAAAAACTATCCAAAGAGGAAAAAGAGGAACTGGAACAACTGAAAAAGGAACAACAAGAAATATTTAAAAACTTGTTTAAACTATCTTCAAAAAGTGCAGAAACTGAAGAGGTTCAATTAGAAGTAGCACGACACTATTCTAATATAAGAAAACTTTGGGGAACAGCTGGTCTTTTTGACACTCAAAAAAAGGAATATAAAGGATTAGGAAAATTATATCTAGATGACGAGAGATTCACTATGGTGGATGGAAAAGCACAACCTCATTTTGCTAAATTTCTCTCTGGAGCTATGATCTATTTTATGAATTCACAGTTAATATAA
- a CDS encoding DUF4249 domain-containing protein — MKNTIKFITLLVTVLLFSSCTEVVEVALKTAEPKLVIDASITWQKGTAGNNQTIKLSKTTDYYTNSIPAVSGATVFVKNSSNVVFNFIEKSNTGVYECANFVPVIDERYFLTIISEGQTYTATETLKSVAAITTVTQEIQSGFGTNFLKLKTFFNDPANTENYYLYKFKFSKNAKPQYALDDDLFFEGNTFFSLILEENTKAGEQVAITHYGVSKDYFDYMNILLNASGSLGSGPFQSPPVTVKGNIINQTNSENYPFGYFRLSEADVKNYTIQ; from the coding sequence ATGAAAAATACAATAAAATTTATAACCCTACTAGTAACAGTTTTACTGTTTAGTAGCTGTACAGAGGTGGTTGAGGTTGCGCTCAAAACGGCCGAACCAAAATTGGTTATTGACGCTTCTATCACTTGGCAAAAAGGAACTGCTGGAAATAATCAAACCATCAAATTATCCAAAACAACAGATTATTATACCAATAGTATTCCTGCAGTTTCTGGTGCAACGGTTTTTGTAAAAAACAGTTCGAATGTTGTTTTTAATTTTATAGAAAAATCAAATACAGGGGTTTATGAGTGCGCCAATTTTGTTCCTGTGATTGATGAGCGATATTTTTTGACCATCATTAGTGAAGGTCAAACTTATACCGCCACCGAAACTTTAAAATCTGTAGCTGCAATAACCACAGTAACTCAAGAAATTCAGTCCGGATTTGGAACTAATTTTTTGAAATTAAAAACATTTTTTAATGACCCCGCCAATACCGAAAATTATTACCTCTACAAATTCAAATTCTCAAAAAACGCTAAACCACAATATGCTTTAGATGACGACCTTTTTTTTGAAGGAAACACTTTTTTTAGTTTAATTCTCGAAGAAAACACAAAAGCCGGCGAGCAAGTAGCGATAACGCATTATGGTGTCTCAAAAGATTATTTTGATTATATGAATATTCTATTAAACGCATCAGGTTCTTTGGGTTCTGGCCCTTTTCAATCGCCACCTGTAACAGTAAAAGGGAATATTATCAATCAAACAAATTCAGAAAATTACCCTTTTGGCTATTTTAGATTGAGCGAAGCCGATGTAAAGAATTATACCATTCAATAA
- a CDS encoding alpha/beta hydrolase produces MKKTVIYSVLLLLILLSCSATKNKIERNQMKATENNSLSYMEVNGLKMYYEVHGQGNPLVLIHGGGSTIQTTFGRILATLAKTNKVIAVEMQAHGHTADRDTPLTFEQDADDIASLLQQLNIKKATIFGFSNGASTTLQFAIRHPEMTDKIIVASTFYKKSGAPDWFWDMMNNPSFEGMPQMYKDAFLEINPDTIALRQMYERDVQRMQTFTNISEEQIKSIKVPTLIVIGDKDVVTPEHAIEMQRLIPNSELAIVPGGHGTYMGEITTLKPNYKETDFVIIPLINNFLAKGNDKNE; encoded by the coding sequence ATGAAAAAGACAGTCATTTATTCAGTATTATTACTACTTATTCTACTCTCGTGTAGTGCCACAAAAAATAAAATTGAAAGAAATCAAATGAAAGCAACTGAAAATAATTCCTTAAGTTATATGGAAGTAAATGGACTAAAAATGTATTATGAAGTTCACGGACAAGGCAATCCATTAGTATTAATTCACGGTGGTGGTTCTACAATTCAAACGACTTTTGGAAGAATTTTAGCTACACTGGCAAAAACGAATAAAGTAATTGCTGTCGAGATGCAAGCTCACGGGCATACGGCAGACCGAGATACACCACTCACATTTGAGCAAGATGCCGATGATATTGCCTCATTACTTCAGCAACTCAACATTAAAAAAGCAACCATTTTTGGTTTTAGCAATGGAGCAAGCACAACGCTTCAGTTTGCCATTCGACATCCAGAAATGACCGATAAAATCATTGTAGCATCTACATTTTATAAAAAATCTGGTGCTCCAGATTGGTTTTGGGATATGATGAATAACCCCTCGTTTGAAGGTATGCCCCAAATGTACAAAGATGCATTTCTAGAAATAAACCCAGATACCATAGCACTCCGTCAAATGTATGAAAGAGATGTACAAAGAATGCAAACTTTTACGAACATTTCAGAGGAGCAAATAAAATCCATCAAAGTACCTACTTTAATCGTTATTGGAGACAAGGATGTTGTTACTCCTGAACACGCCATTGAAATGCAAAGGCTTATTCCAAATTCTGAATTAGCAATTGTTCCTGGGGGTCACGGTACGTATATGGGAGAAATTACCACATTAAAACCAAATTATAAAGAAACTGACTTTGTTATTATTCCATTGATAAATAATTTTCTAGCCAAAGGAAATGATAAAAATGAATAG
- a CDS encoding SRPBCC domain-containing protein — protein sequence MENKNIIIERVFNAPLPLVWKALTEKELMKQWYFDLEEFKVEIGFKFQFTGGPSPEKQYVHLCKIVEVIQEQKLAYTWRYEGFEGNSLVIFELIPVNENQTKLKLTHSGIETFPQNNPDFAIGNFEAGWNAIVNTNLKDFLEPNFKNNFTVNASADVVFDALINRIPDWWTEDFSGSSNKINDEFTVRFGSTFKTMKILELIPNQKIVWLCTDTLIAIPELPHNTEWKDTKIIWELENKNLETTISLTHVGLTPQSECYEICEQGWNSFVQSLKQLSETNTGLPFKKE from the coding sequence ATGGAAAACAAAAACATAATAATCGAACGCGTTTTTAATGCTCCTCTCCCACTCGTTTGGAAAGCATTGACCGAAAAAGAATTAATGAAACAATGGTATTTTGATTTGGAAGAATTCAAAGTAGAAATTGGTTTTAAATTTCAATTTACTGGTGGTCCAAGTCCAGAGAAACAATATGTTCATCTTTGTAAAATTGTGGAAGTTATTCAAGAACAAAAACTAGCTTACACTTGGAGATACGAAGGTTTTGAAGGAAATTCATTGGTTATTTTTGAATTAATTCCTGTAAACGAAAACCAAACTAAACTAAAGCTTACCCATTCTGGCATTGAAACATTCCCACAAAATAACCCTGATTTTGCAATTGGTAATTTTGAAGCAGGTTGGAATGCAATTGTCAATACTAATTTGAAAGATTTTTTAGAACCCAATTTTAAAAATAATTTTACAGTAAATGCTAGCGCTGATGTCGTTTTCGATGCATTAATAAACCGTATTCCCGATTGGTGGACTGAGGATTTTTCCGGATCATCAAATAAAATTAATGATGAATTTACAGTGCGTTTTGGGTCAACATTTAAAACAATGAAAATTTTGGAACTTATTCCAAATCAAAAAATAGTTTGGCTTTGTACAGACACCTTGATTGCTATTCCAGAATTACCGCATAATACCGAATGGAAAGACACTAAAATTATCTGGGAATTGGAAAATAAAAATCTAGAAACAACTATTTCTTTAACTCACGTTGGGCTAACCCCACAATCGGAATGTTATGAAATATGTGAACAGGGTTGGAATTCTTTTGTGCAAAGTTTAAAGCAGTTGTCAGAAACCAATACTGGACTCCCGTTTAAAAAGGAGTAA
- a CDS encoding DoxX family protein, with product METIKKISKAIVWTSYILQGIIVLMFLMGAFMNLSQNEEAIKGAVEMGYPKEAMLYLGIVQLIAILLYAIPRTVIIGAILITGWLGGAVATHVIHKDPMFNIVFPVIFGIIVWGSIWLRNEKLKLLVLN from the coding sequence ATGGAAACAATCAAAAAAATATCGAAAGCAATTGTATGGACATCCTACATTCTACAAGGTATTATAGTCCTAATGTTCTTAATGGGTGCTTTTATGAATCTTTCACAAAATGAAGAAGCTATAAAAGGCGCAGTTGAAATGGGGTACCCTAAAGAAGCTATGCTCTATTTAGGTATTGTGCAACTTATAGCTATCCTTTTATATGCTATCCCCAGAACAGTAATTATTGGTGCTATCCTCATAACAGGCTGGCTTGGTGGTGCAGTTGCAACTCACGTTATCCACAAAGATCCAATGTTCAATATTGTTTTTCCTGTGATTTTTGGAATCATTGTTTGGGGAAGTATTTGGTTGCGAAATGAAAAGCTAAAACTTTTGGTTTTAAACTAA
- a CDS encoding DUF1801 domain-containing protein has product MNTPKPKSIEEYIAIQPEFHQELLYKIIKTIKKTAPQVEESIRYNMPAFKLNKTHIYVAAYKNHIGMYPMYGLDEIENELSKYRAKGTKDSIHFPFKNPIPFDLIEKIVKLKMI; this is encoded by the coding sequence ATGAATACACCTAAACCAAAATCAATTGAGGAATACATTGCAATTCAACCCGAATTTCATCAAGAGTTGTTGTACAAAATAATAAAAACGATAAAAAAAACAGCTCCACAAGTTGAGGAATCGATACGTTACAATATGCCGGCTTTTAAATTAAACAAGACCCATATTTATGTAGCGGCATATAAAAATCATATTGGGATGTATCCTATGTATGGATTGGATGAAATAGAAAATGAACTTTCGAAATACAGAGCGAAAGGCACAAAAGATAGTATTCATTTTCCGTTCAAAAATCCCATTCCTTTTGACTTAATTGAAAAAATAGTTAAACTAAAAATGATCTAA
- a CDS encoding RNA polymerase alpha subunit C-terminal domain-containing protein — MKPLKILKTCSEGHQFYKSSDCPTCPVCEENRKPKDNFLSLLGAPARRALENNGIITVEQLSKFSEKEILSFHGMGKSSLPKLQKILTDNKLEFKK, encoded by the coding sequence ATGAAGCCATTAAAAATTTTAAAGACTTGTTCAGAAGGACACCAATTTTATAAAAGTTCCGATTGTCCAACTTGTCCTGTTTGTGAAGAAAATAGAAAACCAAAAGATAACTTTTTATCATTGCTTGGAGCTCCTGCTCGACGGGCTTTGGAAAATAACGGAATAATCACTGTAGAACAACTTTCAAAATTTAGCGAAAAAGAAATTTTAAGTTTTCACGGAATGGGAAAAAGTTCTTTGCCAAAACTTCAAAAAATCCTAACCGACAATAAATTAGAATTTAAAAAGTAA
- a CDS encoding MmpS family transport accessory protein yields the protein MKTMNLLKTGISFMTFALLLSCSKDDANSNDNASTPTDSRNVKYEVSGTATGTFDVTYITGSSSGSNAVPSALPWTKEIVAPNGFFAPTINASVFGATPGKTLTAKIYVGGVVKKEQTEIVQSNGMAIIGGLQYSLK from the coding sequence ATGAAAACAATGAATCTATTAAAAACAGGAATTTCGTTTATGACTTTTGCACTACTACTATCTTGCAGCAAAGATGATGCAAATAGCAATGATAATGCAAGTACGCCAACTGACAGCCGAAATGTAAAGTATGAAGTGTCTGGAACTGCTACTGGCACCTTTGATGTAACCTATATCACAGGGTCTAGTTCAGGGTCAAATGCAGTTCCTTCTGCTTTGCCATGGACAAAAGAAATAGTAGCACCAAATGGTTTTTTTGCTCCCACAATTAATGCCTCAGTATTTGGTGCGACTCCTGGCAAAACCTTGACCGCCAAAATATATGTGGGTGGGGTGGTCAAAAAAGAACAAACAGAAATAGTGCAATCAAACGGAATGGCTATTATTGGAGGGCTACAATATTCACTAAAATAA
- a CDS encoding response regulator transcription factor, giving the protein MTILKTIFKRNKPIILYGFLLAILVFILKWLQWKFLIIDNSVDIYVGLVALFFTILGVWIATQLTKPKVETIVIEKEIVVFKNEFTINEAELKKLNLSNREYEIMLLLAKGYSNATIAQNLFLTLSTVKTHISNLFLKMDVKSRTQVIEKAKRLQIIK; this is encoded by the coding sequence ATGACAATATTAAAGACAATTTTTAAAAGAAATAAACCCATTATACTATATGGTTTTCTGCTCGCTATTTTAGTTTTTATTCTAAAATGGTTGCAATGGAAATTTCTAATTATTGATAATTCTGTAGATATTTATGTGGGTTTAGTGGCTTTATTTTTTACCATTCTGGGAGTTTGGATAGCGACCCAATTGACAAAACCCAAAGTCGAAACTATTGTTATTGAAAAAGAAATAGTTGTATTTAAAAACGAATTTACGATTAACGAAGCGGAATTAAAAAAATTAAATTTAAGCAATCGTGAATATGAAATAATGCTTCTTTTAGCAAAAGGATACAGTAACGCAACCATTGCTCAAAATTTATTTCTTACACTAAGCACTGTAAAAACACATATTTCAAATCTATTTTTGAAAATGGATGTCAAAAGTAGAACGCAAGTAATAGAAAAAGCAAAACGCTTACAAATAATAAAATAA
- a CDS encoding YafY family protein — protein MAYTDNISRLSRLTAIHLKLQSNLYVSVEQLSEQFEISKRTVYRDLAALEQANVPIVAVEGKGYTLMDGYKIPPVMFTESEANALIFAEKMMAKTKDESLINEFNKAINKVKAVLRKDEKTKADFLSQRTVIGKNWENEKTSNFLSTIQGALTNFDVLKIGYQKEFETKSNLRDIEPFAIYHSFSEDWIVVAWCRLRNEFRNFRIDRMKTVVVLQQKFEPHIMTMEEYGEIQRKKYSDGNCDKKVNKNSDSFSK, from the coding sequence ATGGCATATACTGATAATATTTCGAGACTATCCCGATTGACAGCGATTCATTTAAAATTACAATCGAATTTGTATGTTTCTGTAGAGCAATTATCCGAACAATTTGAAATTAGCAAACGAACTGTGTATAGAGATTTAGCGGCTTTGGAACAAGCCAATGTACCCATAGTTGCCGTTGAAGGAAAAGGATACACCTTAATGGATGGTTATAAAATCCCACCAGTTATGTTTACAGAATCAGAGGCTAATGCACTCATTTTTGCCGAAAAAATGATGGCAAAAACCAAAGACGAATCACTGATAAACGAATTCAACAAAGCCATTAATAAAGTAAAAGCTGTCTTGCGAAAAGACGAAAAAACAAAAGCCGATTTCCTATCCCAAAGAACCGTAATTGGAAAAAATTGGGAAAATGAAAAAACGAGCAATTTTTTATCGACCATACAAGGTGCTTTGACCAATTTTGATGTTTTAAAAATTGGCTATCAAAAAGAATTTGAAACCAAATCCAATCTCAGAGACATTGAACCTTTTGCTATTTATCACAGTTTTTCTGAAGATTGGATTGTTGTCGCATGGTGTCGATTGAGAAATGAATTTCGGAATTTTAGAATCGACAGAATGAAAACGGTGGTTGTATTACAACAAAAATTCGAACCTCATATAATGACTATGGAAGAGTACGGAGAAATTCAAAGAAAAAAATATAGTGATGGAAATTGCGACAAAAAAGTAAATAAAAATTCTGATTCATTCTCAAAATAA
- a CDS encoding DUF4199 domain-containing protein, with translation MKKSVLIFGLILGAVLCINMIYTVNLCYSDFDFKSNDVIGYASMVVILSLIFFGVKNYRNKQLNGFISFKEALKTGALIAVIASTIYVAVWLFYYYLFVPDFLDHYIPHVLKETPATELATKTQEMANFKEMYKNPFFVVLITYAEVLPLGLIVSLVSALILKKKTIKNTIG, from the coding sequence ATGAAAAAAAGCGTTCTTATTTTTGGGTTAATACTAGGCGCTGTCTTATGTATTAATATGATTTACACAGTGAATTTATGTTATTCCGATTTTGATTTTAAAAGTAATGATGTTATAGGTTATGCCTCAATGGTTGTTATACTTTCTTTAATCTTTTTTGGGGTGAAAAACTATCGAAACAAGCAGTTGAATGGATTTATTTCGTTCAAAGAAGCATTAAAAACAGGAGCTTTAATTGCTGTAATTGCCTCAACAATATACGTTGCTGTTTGGTTATTTTACTATTATTTATTTGTTCCAGATTTTTTAGACCATTACATACCACATGTATTAAAAGAAACACCTGCAACTGAATTGGCTACTAAAACCCAAGAAATGGCAAACTTCAAAGAAATGTATAAAAATCCATTTTTTGTAGTGCTAATAACCTATGCCGAAGTCTTACCGCTAGGATTAATCGTTTCACTTGTAAGTGCTTTGATTTTAAAAAAGAAAACAATAAAAAATACAATTGGTTAG
- a CDS encoding SRPBCC domain-containing protein has protein sequence MANPTVVTAEPNRQELFITREFNAPRELVFKAFTTPEILLQFYAPFGIKMKFNYADFQNGGSYSWTHSDGADKIYCTFKGVIHEIVAPERMIQTAEMEDLPKGGQVCLEIFTFEELSNNKTKLIIQDVFRSIEDRDEMVQSGFESGVVAIFEQLDELLIEGKIR, from the coding sequence ATGGCAAATCCAACCGTTGTTACAGCAGAACCAAATAGACAAGAGCTTTTTATAACAAGAGAATTTAATGCACCAAGAGAATTAGTATTTAAGGCATTTACCACACCTGAAATACTATTGCAATTTTATGCCCCTTTTGGAATAAAAATGAAGTTTAATTATGCAGATTTCCAAAATGGAGGATCTTACAGTTGGACACATTCTGATGGAGCAGATAAAATTTATTGCACTTTCAAAGGGGTGATACACGAAATTGTGGCGCCAGAAAGAATGATTCAAACGGCTGAAATGGAAGATTTACCAAAAGGCGGACAAGTGTGTTTGGAAATTTTCACTTTTGAAGAGTTAAGCAACAACAAAACAAAACTTATTATTCAAGATGTATTTCGATCCATTGAAGATCGAGATGAAATGGTACAAAGTGGATTTGAAAGCGGTGTTGTTGCTATTTTTGAGCAATTGGATGAATTATTAATAGAAGGAAAAATTAGATAA
- a CDS encoding DUF2200 domain-containing protein: MNDKNNQRVYKMPFATVYPLYIKKVERKGRTKAEVDEIIFWLTGYNAQTLQEQIDNKTDFENFFAQAPQMNPNVSKITGVICGYRVEEIEDKVIQQVRYLDKLVDELAKGKTMDKILRK; encoded by the coding sequence ATGAACGATAAAAATAATCAACGTGTTTACAAAATGCCTTTTGCCACGGTCTATCCTCTTTACATAAAAAAAGTAGAACGAAAAGGGCGTACAAAAGCAGAGGTAGATGAAATTATTTTTTGGCTGACGGGATACAATGCACAAACATTGCAAGAGCAAATTGACAATAAAACTGATTTTGAAAACTTTTTTGCCCAAGCTCCTCAAATGAATCCAAACGTTTCTAAAATTACTGGAGTAATTTGTGGGTATCGTGTTGAGGAAATTGAAGATAAAGTGATTCAGCAAGTGCGGTATTTGGACAAGTTGGTGGACGAATTGGCCAAAGGCAAGACAATGGATAAAATTTTAAGAAAATGA
- a CDS encoding SRPBCC domain-containing protein, with the protein MIWFGKFHSCISNPEYGNCWCIGEYKEVVPNSKIVFTMINADENGNPTDPTKIGMDPDWPGQTLVTITFKKENTKTRMELHQTVSQELAIKTGAYPSWLQMLDKMQLLLHQKN; encoded by the coding sequence TTGATTTGGTTTGGAAAGTTCCATTCGTGCATTTCGAATCCTGAATATGGCAATTGTTGGTGTATTGGTGAATACAAAGAAGTTGTACCAAATTCGAAAATTGTATTTACAATGATTAACGCAGATGAAAATGGTAATCCGACAGACCCTACCAAAATCGGAATGGATCCTGATTGGCCAGGGCAAACATTGGTTACCATTACTTTCAAAAAAGAAAATACTAAAACAAGAATGGAATTGCATCAAACAGTTTCTCAAGAATTAGCAATAAAAACGGGTGCCTATCCTAGTTGGTTACAAATGTTAGATAAAATGCAATTGCTTCTCCATCAAAAAAATTAG
- a CDS encoding DUF1801 domain-containing protein codes for MENKSATVTQFLDEQNHPFKNEIEELRNCILAANLSLTENIKWNGPNYCVDNEDRITMRIQPPTKQVQLIFHRGAKKQEQPKDKLIANKSKMLVWKENDRAIITFKSRQDIENGKTEMTTIVNEWINASK; via the coding sequence ATGGAAAATAAAAGCGCAACAGTAACCCAATTTTTAGACGAGCAAAACCATCCGTTCAAAAATGAAATTGAAGAATTACGCAATTGTATTTTGGCTGCAAACCTTTCTTTGACAGAAAACATAAAATGGAATGGTCCTAATTATTGCGTTGACAATGAAGACCGAATTACGATGAGAATTCAGCCACCTACTAAACAGGTGCAACTAATATTTCATAGAGGTGCAAAAAAGCAAGAACAACCAAAAGATAAATTGATAGCCAATAAAAGTAAAATGTTAGTTTGGAAAGAAAATGACAGAGCCATTATAACTTTTAAAAGTAGGCAAGATATCGAAAATGGAAAAACGGAAATGACAACAATTGTAAACGAATGGATTAACGCCTCGAAATAA
- a CDS encoding metalloregulator ArsR/SmtB family transcription factor, producing the protein MRRDVFQAIADPTRRAILGLIAVQAMTPNAIAANFDSSRQAISKHIQILTECELLNQVQSGREIYYHFNPEKMKEVADWLTPFKKLWEDRFDQLDQLLLKMQSQSKDE; encoded by the coding sequence ATGAGAAGAGATGTATTTCAGGCAATAGCCGACCCCACGAGAAGAGCAATTTTAGGATTGATTGCAGTACAAGCCATGACTCCCAATGCCATTGCAGCCAATTTTGATTCGAGTAGGCAGGCTATTTCAAAACATATTCAAATTTTGACCGAATGTGAACTTTTGAATCAAGTGCAATCGGGCAGAGAAATTTACTATCACTTTAACCCCGAAAAAATGAAAGAAGTTGCCGACTGGTTAACCCCATTTAAGAAATTATGGGAAGACCGTTTTGACCAATTAGACCAATTGCTTCTTAAAATGCAATCACAATCAAAAGACGAATAG